The Raphanus sativus cultivar WK10039 chromosome 2, ASM80110v3, whole genome shotgun sequence genome includes a region encoding these proteins:
- the LOC130508188 gene encoding uncharacterized protein LOC130508188, with translation MKKVTSAAAAKMALKDEWVATAMTDDEMVVELLIRLKHAGTVVSEDPATNLPPLRWGGARQRRSRTSRFGCGGVAVSLKKDVYSARGSPKTPLSWSGGSGSGVGGSASPSADGFEDTSLLASCSTSTVSGSKDFPTNEITNSFSKRLKIKKSSELKYQEKLKLKERVDLENDIASLRATFDEQNVRNHMLKRIKLDLSSGRIKNVTPQVDLIPKPQGESKSCRAEDNKTDSSENKDNFFFLPDLNMVPTEDEILYGTS, from the exons ATGAAGAAGGTTACATCTGCAGCGGCGGCTAAGATGGCGCTCAAAGATGAGTGGGTGGCGACGGCGATGACTGACGACGAGATGGTGGTAGAGCTTCTAATACGACTAAAGCACGCGGGAACGGTTGTTTCGGAAGATCCAGCGACGAATCTGCCTCCGCTGCGGTGGGGAGGAGCCCGTCAACGGCGGTCACGGACCTCAAGATTTGGTTGTGGCGGCGTTGCCGTTTCGTTGAAGAAGGATGTGTATTCCGCTAGAGGCAGTCCGAAGACTCCGCTCTCCTGGAGCGGCGGATCCGGAAGCGGCGTCGGCGGTTCTGCGTCTCCCTCGGCCGATGGATTCGAGGACACCAGTCTCCTAGCTAGCTGCTCCACGTCTACAGTATCCGGATCTAAG GATTTTCCCACAAACGAAATCACCAATTCTTTCTCCAAGAGATTGAAGATAAAGAAG TCTTCTGAGCTTAAATACCAAGAGAAGTTAAAGTTGAAGGAAAGAGTCGACCTtgaaaat GATATTGCAAGTCTCCGAGCAACGTTCGACGAACAAAACGTTAGGAACCACATGTTGAAGAGGATTAAG CTTGACTTGAGTTCAGGCCGTATCAAGAACGTGACTCCTCAGGTTGATCTGATTCCTAAACCACAGGGCGAGTCGAAATCTTGCAGAGCAGAGGACAACAAAACCGATAGCTCGGAAAATAAGGACaacttcttcttcctccctGATTTGAACATGGTACCAACCGAGGACGAGATATTGTATGGAACTAGCTAA
- the LOC108835469 gene encoding homeobox protein knotted-1-like 5, which produces MSFNSSHLIPPQEDLPLRHFSDQPQQQPQPHLTETPTLLTASFLNLPFNAGTTADSDFAPPHPSGDSSAAATNRRWLSFSSEIQNTGEGHPEEVIDGVNEDWKSASCKAAIVRHPMFEQLLAAHVACLRVATPVDQIPRIDAQLSELHTVAAKYSTLGVDVDNKELDHFLSHYVVLLCSFKEQLQHHVCVHAMEAITACWEIEQSLQSITGVSPSESNGKTMSDDEDDNQVQSEVSMFDGSMDGSDCMMGFGPLVPTERERSLLERVKKELKHELKQGFKEKIVDIREEIMRKRRAGKLPGDTTSVLKEWWQTHAKWPYPTEEDKAKLVQETGLQLKQINNWFINQRKRNWNNNSSTSSSLSKNKRKRTGKS; this is translated from the exons ATGTCGTTTAACAGCTCCCACCTCATTCCTCCGCAAGAAGACCTCCCTCTCCGACACTTCTCCGATCAACCACAGCAACAGCCGCAGCCTCACCTAACCGAAACACCGACCCTTCTCACCGCGAGCTTCCTCAACCTCCCTTTCAACGCAGGCACCACGGCGGATTCCGATTTCGCGCCTCCGCATCCCAGCGGAGACAGCTCCGCCGCCGCCACGAACCGACGGTGGCTCTCCTTCAGTTCCGAGATCCAGAACACCGGAGAAGGCCACCCTGAAGAAGTCATCGACGGAGTCAACGAAGATTGGAAGAGCGCGAGCTGCAAGGCGGCGATTGTGAGGCATCCGATGTTCGAGCAGCTCCTGGCGGCTCACGTGGCTTGCCTCAGGGTCGCGACGCCCGTTGACCAGATTCCGAGGATCGACGCGCAGCTCAGCGAGTTGCACACCGTCGCCGCGAAGTACTCCACTCTTGGTGTGGATGTGGACAACAAGGAACTTGATCATTTCCTG tCACACTATGTTGTTCTCTTATGTTCGTTTAAAGAACAACTCCAACACCATGTTTGTGTTCATGCAATGGAAGCTATTACGGCTTGTTGGGAGATTGAGCAGTCACTGCAATCTATAACAG GAGTTTCACCAAGTGAAAGTAATGGCAAGACAATGtcggatgatgaagatgataaTCAAGTACAGAGCGAGGTGAGCATGTTTGATGGAAGCATGGACGGTTCAGACTGCATGATGGGATTCGGTCCTCTAGTCCCAACGGAGCGCGAGAGATCATTGCTGGAACGTGTCAAGAAGGAACTGAAGCATGAGCTTAAACAG GGTTTCAAAGAGAAGATCGTGGACATAAGAGAAGAGATAATGAGGAAGAGAAGGGCGGGAAAGTTGCCGGGAGATACAACGTCTGTACTCAAAGAGTGGTGGCAAACTCACGCCAAGTGGCCGTACCCAACT GAAGAAGATAAAGCAAAACTGGTTCAAGAAACTGGTTTGCAGCTGAAGCAGATTAACAATTGGTTTATCAACCAGAGAAAAAGAAACTGGAACAACAACTCTTCCACATCATCCTCTCTCTCCAAGAACAAACGTAAACG GACGGGGAAGTCGTAG
- the LOC108835470 gene encoding uncharacterized protein LOC108835470 translates to MSEPQEERSPSLDDCLRLLKGERDEQRLAGLLLVTKFCKNDDLVSLQKVYEAVGSHFLDRLLRTGSGEGGENRDVYLRLSVTVLAAFCRVPEIASSVEMVSRIPLILEIMSKGSATNILEECYELLYLVSTACEAGVMALINSGGLRVIAPQMSDLPDGSHAMEVAIKILQLLVSKLSSESMNIERFFELSLVVAAVARQFAVLHNALKFEALHLLSAVFCSDYSALLHEPLRSMPDNNWADYMRTGVVSILQNRVAPSEKLHALILAENMMSILGEKWLIGRVKLPSVEDYLPADRCLLLVLESSHVEISVLSNELAYMKYEAPSSTVEEHLLKQRYLAIAFSLVEKIIKYISTVGENEGALSDEAVFLKVIKTLNETVGVVLEFLKDAKEHGKKRGNDLLASVRVVGSYLAETPDACKEQVQELLDYMLSVEGEEESSPFLSTCFLLPMLCQITMKSEGSKLVAASGGYVAVVGCLVKLIRSDGQTGDDNGSIFLACDTVMNLLLKREEIGFSPELSTFSCLLEALAHWADGTKDLSAAMMAASICSLIFDFTSEDALLKQASFSGCTLDSLARLIARSLSSSSQDMSSDNADLLEIITAGYSRWSNCFPTVKKHSR, encoded by the exons ATGTCGGAACCACAAGAGGAACGATCTCCGTCGCTTGACGATTGCCTTAGGCTGTTGAAAGGGGAGAGAGACGAGCAGAGGCTCGCCGGTTTACTTCTCGTCACCAAGTTCTGCAAAAACGATGATCTCGTTTCCCTCCAGAAGGTCTACGAAGCCGTCGGTTCTCACTTTCTCGACCGCCTTCTCCGCACAG GTAGTGGCGAGGGAGGTGAGAATCGTGATGTGTATCTGCGGTTGTCAGTTACAGTTCTTGCTGCGTTTTGCCGTGTTCCCGAGATAGCTTCTTCAGTAGAGATGGTCTCCCGGATTCCCCTTATTCTCGAAATCATGTCAAAAGG ATCAGCTACTAACATTCTTGAAGAATGCTATGAGCTTCTGTATTTGGTGTCCACGGCTTGTGAAGCTGGTGTCATGGCTTTGATTAACTCTGGAGGCTTGAGAGTGATAGCTCCCCAGATGTCTGATCTACCTGATG GCTCACATGCTATGGAGGTTGCTATAAAGATTCTGCAGCTGTTGGTTAGCAAGCTTTCCAGCGAGAGCATGAATATTGAACGCTTCTTTGAATTGTCTTTGGTG GTTGCTGCTGTTGCACGGCAGTTTGCGGTCTTGCACAATGCTCTGAAGTTTGAAGCACTCCATCTACTGTCTGCAGTCTTCTGTTCCGATTATTCT GCACTTCTTCATGAACCTCTTCGTTCCATGCCAGATAACAATTGGGCAGACTACATGCGCACAGGTGTTGTGTCTATTCTGCAGAATCGCGTGG CACCTTCGGAAAAGCTTCATGCGTTGATTCTGGCTGAGAATATGATGTCAATTCTGGGTGAGAAGTGGCTTATTGGTAGAGTAAAATTACCCAGTGTTGAGGACTATCTTCCGGCTGATAG GTGTCTTCTGCTGGTATTAGAGTCATCACATGTTGAGATTTCTGTTTTATCAAATGAACTCGCATACATGAAATATGAAGCTCCTAGTTCAACTGTTGAAGAGCATCTCTTGAAGCAACGTTATCTTGCTATCGCATTTTCTTTGGTGGAAAAGATCATCAAGTATATATCAACCGTTGGTGAAAATGAAG GGGCGCTAAGTGATGAAGCTGTCTTCCTCAAGGTGATTAAGACGCTTAACGAGACAGTAGGAGTGGTGCTCGAGTTTTTGAAAGACGCGAAG GAACATGGAAAGAAAAGAGGAAATGATCTTCTTGCATCTGTGCGAGTGGTTGGGAG CTATCTTGCTGAAACTCCTGATGCATGCAAAGAGCAGGTCCAAGAACTTCTGGATTATATGCTTTCAGTTGAGGGCGAAGAGGAATCCAG CCCGTTTTTGTCAACCTGCTTCCTGCTCCCAATGCTTTGCCAGATAACAATGAAGTCTGAAGGAAGTAAACTCGTGGCTGCTTCAGGAGGCTATGTAGCT GTCGTGGGATGCCTAGTAAAGCTGATCCGGTCCGATGGTCAGACTGGTGATGACAATGGAAGCATCTTCCTGGCTTGTGATACCGTCATGAATCTTCTTCTGAAG AGGGAGGAAATCGGATTCTCGCCGGAGTTGTCTACATTTTCATGTCTTCTGGAAGCCTTGGCGCATTGGGCAG ATGGTACTAAGGATCTATCGGCAGCAATGATGGCTGCAAGCATCTGTTCTCTGATCTTCGATTTCACATCAGAGGATGCTCTACTCAAGCAGGCTAGTTTCAGTGGTTGCACCTTGGATAGCTTGGCCAGGCTAATTGCTAGGAGCTTATCCTCATCGAGCCAG GATATGTCGTCGGATAATGCTGATCTTCTGGAAATCATAACAGCAG GATACTCTCGATGGTCAAACTGTTTCCCCACCGTTAAGAAACATAGCCGTTGA
- the LOC130494694 gene encoding calcium uptake protein, mitochondrial-like, with product MPALSHSKALSSLPSVSRSLPLIQRLRKIHGLSSSFPESSPSPAPSNRAALTCGSLAKWISGIAAGSGLGFLYWSSDSDSTSGLFGGINLFSLADSSSTSSVSDGDPKQRSRSFIPKLALPGYNSSHFIFGDAYRRKIFFNYEKRLRLQSPPEKVFEYFASVRTSRGELLMKPADLMRAIVPVFPPSESHLVREGYLTGERNPGELRCSPSEFFMLFDVDNDGLISFKEYIFFVTLLSIPESSFAVAFKMFDTDNNGEIDKEEFKTVMSLMRSQHRQGIGHRDGLRAGLNMSGSVEDGGLVEYFFGKDGSDKLRHDKFTQFLKDLTEEMLRLEFAHYDYKRRGTISAKDFALSMVAAADASHLGKLLDRVEDLSEHPHLRDMRISLKEFKQFAELRTKLGPFSLALFAYGKANGLLTMKDFKRAASQVCGVSLSDNVIEIAFHVFDSNRDGNLSVEEFLRVLHRREKDISQPIAKGLYQYFSDGWSDSKKCSSP from the exons ATGCCCGCCTTATCTCACTCCAAAGCACTCTCATCTCTACCGTCCGTTTCCCGATCTCTCCCTCTCATCCAACGACTCAGGAAGATCCATGGACTCTCATCTTCCTTCCCGGAATCTTCCCCCTCCCCCGCTCCGTCGAATCGCGCCGCCCTCACTTGCGGCTCTCTCGCTAAATGGATCTCCGGGATAGCAGCTGGCTCCGGCTTAGGGTTTCTGTACTGGTCCTCCGATTCTGACTCGACTTCTGGTTTGTTCGGTGGGATTAATTTATTCTCGTTAGCTGATTCTTCATCGACTTCTTCTGTCTCTGACGGCGATCCGAAACAGAGATCGAGATCGTTCATCCCGAAATTGGCATTGCCTGGCTACAATAGCTCTCACTTCATCTTCGGAG ATGCGTATAGAAGGAAGATCTTCTTCAATTACGAGAAGCGTCTGAGATTACAGAGTCCTCCTGAAAAG GTTTTCGAGTACTTTGCATCTGTTCGTACATCAAGAGGAGAATTGCTGATGAAACCGGCTGATTTGATGAGGGCGATCGTGCCTGTGTTTCCTCCATCTGAATCTCATCTCGTCAGAGAAGGATATTTGACTGGGGAGAGGAATCCAGGTGAACTTAGATGCTCTCCTTCCGAGTTCTTCATGCTCTTTGACGTCGATAACGATGGCCTTATCTCCTTCAAAGA GTATATCTTCTTTGTGACATTACTCAGCATTCCTGAATCAAGCTTCGCTGTGGCTTTCAAAATGTTCGACACCGACAACAACGG ggAGATTGACAAGGAAGAGTTTAAGACAGTGATGAGTCTGATGAGATCTCAGCATAGGCAAGGCATTGGCCACAGAGATGGCCTTCGTGCAGGGTTAAATATGTCTGGCTCTGTCGAGGATGGAGGCTTGGTTGAATACTTCTTTGGAAAAGATGGCAGTGACAAACTTCGTCACGATAAATTCACTCAGTTTTTGAAAGATCTAACTGAAGAA ATGCTGAGGCTGGAGTTTGCACATTATGACTATAAACGAAGAGGAACTATATCAGCCAAGGATTTTGCACTGTCCATGGTAGCTGCGGCTGATGCAAGCCATTTGGGCAAGCTGCTTGATCGAGTGGAGGATCTGAGCGAACACCCGCATCTCCGGGACATGCGTATCTCGTTAAAGGAATTCAAACAGTTTGCTGAGCTACGCACTAAACTTGGGCCGTTTTCTCTCGCGCTTTTCGCTTATGGCAAAGCCAATGGTTTACTTACAATGAAAGATTTCAAAAGAGCCGCCTCTCAG GTATGTGGAGTATCATTGTCAGACAATGTTATAGAGATTGCGTTTCATGTGTTTGATTCGAATAGAGATGGGAATTTGAGTGTTGAAGAGTTTCTGAGGGTTCTACATAGAAGAGAGAAGGATATCTCACAGCCAATTGCCAAGGGACTGTACCAGTATTTCTCAGATGGATGGAGCGATTCTAAGAAGTGTTCCTCTCCGTAA
- the LOC108843452 gene encoding protein PHOX4: protein MGKPTAKKTHKDASTGGGKSGAKTNHRSASRALDEDMEIFITRASELKEEGNKLLQKRDNEGAMLCYDKAVKLLPKDHIDVAYLRTSMASCYMQMGLGEYPNAISECNQALEASPRYSKALLRRARCYEALNRLDYAFRDARVVLNMEPENAAGNEVFERVKKELVERGVDVEEMEKSFVDVQPLGASRLKKAVKKSKKKKKEDEVKSHRAVLVVESPKVSKDKPKEEKSDNNNNKSEIDGKKITFKKQKKKSGNKAKAGGGEERKIMEDDKVVVMDKEIIASEIVERETGTKEETTVTRTVKLVHGDDIRWAQLPLDFSIRLVRDVIRDRFPALKGFLIKYKDTEGDLVTITTSDELKLAASNHDKLASLRLYVAEVNPEQEPTYDAEKAVKRLSSVADSGESMVESDKCFENWIFQFAQLFKNHVGFDSDSYLDLHDLGMKLYTEAMEDAVTGEDAQVLFEIAADKFQEMAALAMFNWGNVHMSKARKQVCLPEDASREAIIEAVEAAFVWTRNEYNKAAKRYEEAISTKPDFYEALIALGQEQFEQAKLCWYHALKGKVDVESEVAQEVLMLYNKAEDSMERGMQIWEEMEERRLNGISKLDIQRALLNKMGLDGWFREAAADEETVEQTANMSSQINLLWGSLLYERSIVEYKLGLTTWEECLEVAVEKFELAGASATDIAVMVKNHCSSESALEGMGFKIDEIVQAWNEMYDAKRWQMGVSSFRLEPMFRRRAPKLHDILENVFSESA, encoded by the exons ATGGGAAAGCCAACGGCTAAGAAGACGCACAAGGATGCTTCCACCGGCGGCGGCAAGTCAGGTGCTAAAACCAACCACCGCTCTGCTTCCAGAGCCTTGGACGAAGACATGGAGATTTTCATCACCCGAGCATCCGAGCTCAAAGAAGAAGGCAACAAGCTGCTCCAGAAACGCGACAACGAAGGAGCGATGCTCTGCTACGACAAAGCCGTGAAGCTTCTCCCCAAGGACCACATCGACGTGGCTTATCTGAGAACCAGCATGGCCTCTTGCTATATGCAGATGGGACTAGGCGAGTATCCGAACGCGATTAGCGAATGTAATCAGGCTCTCGAAGCTTCTCCTAGGTACAGCAAGGCTCTGCTGAGACGTGCCAGATGTTACGAGGCTTTGAACAGGCTGGATTACGCGTTTAGGGATGCTAGGGTTGTGCTGAACATGGAGCCTGAGAACGCGGCGGGGAACGAGGTGTTTGAGAGGGTGAAGAAGGAGCTTGTGGAGAGAGGTGTCGATGTGGAGGAGATGGAAAAGAGCTTTGTGGATGTGCAGCCTCTGGGAGCGTCTCGTTTGAAGAAGGCTGTGAAGaagagtaagaagaagaagaaagaagatgaagttaAGAGCCACAGAGCTGTTCTTGTTGTTGAGAGTCCGAAGGTGAGTAAAGATAAGCCAAAAGAGGAAAAGAGtgataacaataataataagtCCGAGATTGATGGAAAGAAAATCACTttcaagaaacagaagaagaagagtggtAATAAGGCTAAGgcaggaggaggagaagagaggAAGATAATGGAAGATGATAAGGTTGTTGTCATGGACAAAGAGATCATTGCCTCGGAGATTGTTGAAAGAGAGACAGGAACAAAAGAAGAGACGACGGTTACTAGGACGGTTAAGTTGGTACATGGAGATGATATAAGGTGGGCGCAACTGCCGCTGGATTTCAGTATTAGACTTGTGAGAGATGTAATAAGGGATCGCTTTCCTGCTCTAAAGGGGTTCCTGATTAAGTATAAGGACACAGAGGGTGATTTGGTTACCATCACCACATCAGATGAGCTGAAGCTTGCTGCTTCTAATCATGATAAGCTTGCTTCCCTTAGGTTATACGTAGCAGAAGTTAACCCTGAGCAGGAACCGACCTATGATGCTGAAAAGGCTGTGAAGAGATTGAGCAGTGTTGCGGATAGTGGAGAGTCTATGGTGGAGTCTGACAAGTGCTTTGAGAACTGGATCTTCCAGTTTGCGCAGCTGTTCAAGAACCATGTCGGGTTTGATTCCGATTCTTACTTGGACCTTCATGACCTCGGGATGAAGCTGTACACAGAAGCGATGGAAGATGCTGTAACCGGTGAAGACGCGCAAGTACTCTTTGAAATCGCGGCTGATAAGTTCCAAGAAATGGCTGCGCTAGCTATGTTCAACTGGGGTAACGTTCACATGTCTAAGGCGAGGAAGCAAGTCTGTTTGCCAGAAGATGCTTCGAGAGAAGCTATAATAGAAGCGGTTGAGGCTGCGTTTGTGTGGACACGAAACGAGTACAACAAAGCTGCTAAGAGATATGAAGAAGCTATCAGTACTAAACCTGATTTCTACGAAGCTCTCATTGCACTTGGGCAAGAGCAGTTTGAGCAGGCGAAGCTTTGCTGGTACCATGCACTCAAAGGCAAGGTAGACGTGGAGAGTGAGGTCGCTCAGGAGGTCCTTATGCTCTATAACAAAGCTGAGGATAGCATGGAGAGAGGTATGCAGATTTGGGAAGAGATGGAAGAACGTCGTTTAAACGGAATCTCAAAGCTGGATATACAGAGAGCACTGCTGAATAAGATGGGGTTGGATGGATGGTTTAGAGAAGCTGCTGCAGATGAAGAAACGGTGGAGCAGACGGCTAATATGAGTTCTCAGATTAATCTCTTGTGGGGCTCTTTGCTGTATGAACGGTCTATAGTGGAGTATAAGCTGGGGCTAACAACTTGGGAGGAATGTTTGGAGGTTGCAGTTGAGAAATTTGAACTGGCTGGAGCTTCTGCGACTGATATAGCTGTGATGGTGAAGAATCATTGTTCAAGCGAGAGTGCACTTGAAG GTATGGGGTTCAAGATTGATGAGATAGTACAGGCGTGGAATGAGATGTATGATGCTAAAAGATGGCAGATGGGGGTGTCATCTTTCCGGCTAGAACCAATGTTCCGGAGACGAGCCCCAAAACTGCATGATATCTTAGAGAATGTATTTTCTGAGTCTGCTTGA
- the LOC108839568 gene encoding uncharacterized protein LOC108839568: MAFALKYFVMFLLLSMVTQGQCRCRATNLQIGGVRTGREVAGQPEWKITVVNTCNCPQKQVLLTCRGFAPVNPVKPWLLRPQGNACLLINGEVLPAGATAEFAYVGQIYVFRPVSSMIRRSCMN; this comes from the exons ATGGCGTTTGCTCTCAAGTATTTTGTTATGTTTCTACTTCTATCTATGGTTACTCAAG GACAATGCCGCTGCCGTGCCACCAACCTCCAGATCGGCGGGGTGAGGACGGGAAGAGAAGTTGCCGGACAACCGGAGTGGAAAATCACGGTGGTCAACACGTGTAACTGCCCTCAGAAGCAGGTGCTTCTCACATGCCGAGGGTTTGCTCCTGTGAATCCTGTCAAGCCATGGCTACTTCGCCCACAAGGAAACGCGTGTCTTCTGATTAATGGAGAAGTTTTGCCAGCTGGAGCCACAGCTGAGTTCGCTTATGTCGGCCAGATTTACGTCTTCAGACCCGTCAGCTCCATGATCAGACGAAGTTGCATGAATTAA
- the LOC108839569 gene encoding uncharacterized protein LOC108839569, with product MATNACKFICFILLFAFVSQGFGCSGSFSDIYLKQSKTGKMIKNTPEWEVRLTNPCPCIGTDIVLSCVGFKSLTPIDRSQISVSGNECSLINNLYGETDFVFKYVWTEEFDIKIKSGTIACS from the exons ATGGCAACAAACGCATGCAAGTTCATTTGCTTCATTCTCCTGTTTGCCTTCGTCTCCCAAG GATTTGGGTGTTCTGGATCCTTTAGTGATATATATCTGAAACAAtcaaaaaccggaaaaatgaTCAAGAACACACCAGAGTGGGAAGTGAGATTGACGAACCCTTGTCCCTGCATAGGCACTGACATAGTGTTGTCATGTGTCGGTTTCAAATCGCTCACACCCATCGACCGTTCGCAGATATCGGTATCTGGTAACGAGTGTTCGCTCATCAACAATCTATATGGCGAAACTGACTTTGTTTTCAAATACGTATGGACCGAGGAGTTCGATATCAAGATCAAGTCGGGAACCATAGCTTGTTCTTAA